Proteins encoded in a region of the Verrucomicrobiota bacterium genome:
- a CDS encoding C39 family peptidase encodes MITGVFISLLAQGQEQTPPLVPESQGPSAEVSAPEGKESEFNKLKALNQNIWFEEKFWEQDAGQLARQMGLSPESQTKYLSSYRSYQTTGLEIAGIKPFMASVYGDPTHPTELNLIFMNQGDFFGDIPITADRQKVIYEQEAAFKKEISSQEKSLLDRLTAALGNPKQSSFGVGSLKEKVYRWDNGTIAILLCVQPEKYIALRIWPKNTADAQGRPRDKTTDADLKILLKLNVEKRDNGDVIISQIPMIDQGPKGYCAPATYERVLRYLGLNVDLYTLANCGGTERGGGTYTDNLAKAIDDLLSRSGRDMEKNIPLNFNEITKWIDQGIPLIWSVYVTSEIEIQSNQFTIERASKGQKEWASSIKKYRLPVGFQPDIQGGHIRIIVGYNKASGEICYSDSWGPDYSQRWIPWEAGRAISQGSKAIQAIKW; translated from the coding sequence ATGATAACGGGTGTTTTCATTTCACTCCTCGCACAAGGCCAAGAGCAAACGCCTCCCCTCGTGCCAGAAAGCCAAGGACCCTCCGCAGAGGTCTCTGCACCGGAGGGAAAAGAGTCGGAATTCAACAAGCTGAAGGCTCTGAATCAAAATATTTGGTTTGAAGAAAAATTCTGGGAACAGGATGCCGGCCAGTTGGCCCGGCAAATGGGATTATCCCCGGAATCCCAAACCAAATATCTGAGTTCCTATAGGAGTTATCAGACGACAGGACTCGAAATTGCGGGAATCAAACCCTTCATGGCCTCAGTCTATGGTGACCCCACGCACCCGACTGAATTAAATCTCATCTTCATGAATCAGGGGGATTTCTTTGGTGATATCCCCATTACCGCCGACAGACAAAAGGTCATCTATGAACAGGAAGCGGCGTTCAAAAAAGAAATCTCTTCACAGGAAAAATCATTACTTGATAGATTAACGGCTGCATTGGGCAATCCAAAACAATCCTCTTTCGGTGTCGGTTCACTCAAGGAAAAAGTTTACCGCTGGGATAACGGTACCATTGCCATTTTACTCTGTGTCCAGCCGGAGAAATATATCGCCTTGCGGATCTGGCCAAAAAATACCGCCGACGCCCAAGGACGTCCGCGAGATAAAACAACGGATGCTGACCTAAAAATCCTTCTCAAATTAAATGTGGAAAAACGGGACAATGGGGATGTGATCATCAGCCAGATTCCCATGATAGACCAGGGGCCTAAAGGTTATTGTGCCCCAGCGACCTATGAACGAGTCCTCCGGTATCTGGGGCTCAATGTCGATCTTTATACGCTTGCAAATTGCGGGGGGACAGAAAGGGGTGGGGGAACGTATACGGACAATCTTGCTAAAGCCATAGATGATCTCCTGAGCCGTTCAGGAAGGGATATGGAAAAGAATATCCCGCTGAATTTTAACGAAATCACAAAATGGATCGATCAAGGCATTCCCCTGATTTGGAGCGTTTACGTGACCTCGGAAATCGAAATTCAAAGTAACCAATTCACCATCGAAAGGGCATCAAAAGGCCAAAAGGAATGGGCTTCATCTATAAAAAAATACCGTTTACCTGTTGGATTCCAACCTGACATACAGGGAGGCCATATCCGGATCATCGTCGGTTATAATAAAGCTTCTGGTGAAATCTGTTATTCAGATTCCTGGGGACCAGATTATTCTCAACGGTGGATACCTTGGGAAGCGGGAAGAGCCATCTCTCAGGGATCCAAAGCCATTCAAGCCATCAAATGGTGA